One part of the Chryseobacterium sp. 7 genome encodes these proteins:
- a CDS encoding TIGR00730 family Rossman fold protein: MELDGTRDESLVNPELDINETKLHNSFRQKTWDETITKDSWMVFKVMAEFVDGYEKLAKIGPCVSIFGSARLKPENKYYEMAVDIAEKITKLGFGIITGGGPGIMEAGNKGAFNAKGKSIGLNIDLPFEQHFNPYINKSYSMNFDYFFVRKVMFVKYSQGFVVMPGGFGTLDELTEAMTLIQTNKIGKFPIVLVGSEFWGGLLDWFKATLLKEGMIAEDDLDLYRVVDTADEAVAHIKAFYDKYSVNVNF, from the coding sequence ATGGAACTTGATGGAACGAGGGATGAAAGTTTAGTAAATCCGGAACTTGACATTAACGAAACAAAACTACACAACAGTTTCAGACAAAAAACCTGGGACGAAACAATTACTAAAGACAGCTGGATGGTCTTCAAGGTCATGGCTGAATTTGTAGATGGCTATGAAAAGCTGGCCAAAATTGGTCCATGTGTTTCTATATTTGGTTCTGCCCGACTGAAGCCGGAGAACAAATATTATGAAATGGCTGTAGATATTGCTGAAAAAATCACCAAATTAGGCTTCGGAATCATTACCGGAGGCGGTCCCGGGATTATGGAAGCAGGAAATAAAGGCGCTTTTAATGCGAAAGGAAAATCAATTGGACTTAATATTGATCTTCCTTTTGAGCAGCATTTTAATCCTTATATCAATAAATCTTACTCCATGAATTTTGATTACTTCTTCGTGAGAAAAGTAATGTTTGTAAAATATTCTCAGGGATTCGTAGTAATGCCGGGAGGTTTTGGTACTTTGGATGAATTAACTGAAGCGATGACATTGATTCAAACCAACAAAATTGGAAAATTTCCAATTGTTTTGGTAGGAAGTGAATTTTGGGGTGGATTATTGGATTGGTTCAAGGCAACTCTGTTAAAAGAGGGTATGATTGCAGAAGATGATCTGGATCTTTATCGTGTGGTAGATACTGCTGATGAGGCCGTAGCACATATTAAGGCTTTTTATGATAAATATTCTGTGAATGTAAATTTCTAA
- a CDS encoding aminoglycoside phosphotransferase family protein translates to MTSENAKRFFENHTGKKSSEFVTLAQSGSARVNFLATAGTEKYIITYNENIPENESFLYYSEVFSGLNLNTPSILAISDDRKMYIQEFLGQHTLSEVITKEQLSSTVKVLVQETLNKLYQMQILTLGKIDFSKTFEYESYDELPVIHDLYYFKNFVADFLELEYNKSTLLKEFKKIAALIENIEPKGIMIRDFQARNIMVNQNNEVSFIDYQSAMKGPLLYDVISFLFQAKANFPEDFKQEMLEFYIQQFENPETRIQLKNAVMPIQMMRFLQVLGAYGFRGLIQRKQHFMASLEKGIQNITQFSDSWEHMNHYPELKKVIQQLTSEKTKQKIEEIINLNH, encoded by the coding sequence ATGACTTCTGAAAACGCAAAACGATTTTTTGAAAACCATACAGGTAAAAAATCTTCCGAATTCGTCACATTAGCTCAAAGCGGCTCTGCTAGGGTCAATTTTCTGGCCACTGCCGGCACTGAAAAGTATATCATCACCTACAATGAAAATATTCCGGAAAACGAAAGTTTCCTTTATTATTCTGAAGTATTTTCTGGTCTGAACCTTAATACTCCTTCCATTCTTGCCATTTCTGATGACAGGAAAATGTACATTCAGGAGTTTCTGGGGCAGCATACACTTTCTGAGGTGATTACAAAAGAACAGCTGTCTTCCACTGTAAAAGTGTTGGTACAAGAGACATTGAATAAGCTTTACCAGATGCAGATCCTTACACTTGGGAAAATTGATTTTTCAAAAACTTTTGAATATGAAAGCTATGATGAACTTCCCGTGATTCATGATCTTTATTATTTTAAAAACTTTGTGGCCGATTTTCTTGAGCTTGAGTATAATAAATCAACGCTTCTTAAAGAATTCAAAAAGATTGCAGCGCTTATTGAAAATATTGAACCTAAAGGAATTATGATCCGTGATTTCCAGGCAAGAAACATCATGGTGAATCAAAATAATGAAGTTTCTTTCATTGATTATCAGTCTGCGATGAAGGGACCATTACTATATGATGTCATCTCTTTTCTTTTCCAGGCTAAAGCCAATTTCCCGGAAGATTTCAAACAGGAAATGCTGGAGTTTTATATTCAGCAGTTCGAAAATCCTGAAACCAGAATTCAACTAAAGAATGCGGTTATGCCTATTCAGATGATGAGATTTTTGCAGGTTTTAGGAGCATACGGATTCCGGGGATTGATTCAGAGAAAACAGCATTTCATGGCAAGCCTTGAAAAAGGAATCCAGAATATAACACAGTTCTCCGATTCATGGGAACACATGAATCATTATCCGGAACTGAAAAAAGTAATTCAACAACTTACCTCAGAGAAGACAAAGCAAAAAATTGAGGAAATAATAAATTTGAACCATTAA
- the nadC gene encoding carboxylating nicotinate-nucleotide diphosphorylase: MKRPAYVTDKALKTFIKSALEEDIQDGDHSTLSTIPQDLVQSAKLLVKQDCILAGVELAEIIFKAFDKNLKVEVFIKDGTPCKFGDVALIVTGSARSILSTERFVLNCMQRMSGIATLTHDWDSRLVGTKTKLLDTRKTTPNFRMCEKWAVAIGGGTNHRYGLYDMIMLKDNHIDYNGSITNAVAMAKDYVKKNKKKLKIEVETRNLEEVQEAINAKVDRIMLDNMDVKTMKQAVKMINGSCESEASGGITRDMLKEIASTGVTFISVGALTHSAENIDLSLKAVK; this comes from the coding sequence ATGAAAAGACCAGCATACGTTACAGATAAAGCATTAAAAACATTTATAAAAAGTGCCCTTGAAGAAGATATTCAGGATGGTGATCACTCTACCCTATCTACCATTCCGCAGGATCTTGTGCAAAGTGCAAAGCTTTTGGTAAAACAAGACTGTATTCTTGCAGGGGTGGAGCTGGCTGAAATTATTTTTAAAGCGTTTGATAAAAATTTAAAAGTTGAAGTTTTCATTAAAGACGGAACGCCTTGTAAATTCGGAGATGTAGCCCTTATCGTAACGGGAAGCGCAAGATCTATTCTTTCTACGGAAAGATTTGTTCTTAATTGTATGCAAAGAATGAGCGGCATTGCAACGCTTACCCACGACTGGGACTCAAGATTGGTAGGGACAAAAACTAAACTTTTAGATACAAGAAAAACAACTCCAAACTTCAGAATGTGCGAAAAATGGGCTGTTGCCATTGGAGGAGGAACCAATCACAGGTATGGTCTTTATGACATGATTATGCTGAAAGACAATCATATAGATTACAACGGAAGCATCACCAATGCCGTAGCAATGGCGAAGGACTATGTTAAAAAGAACAAAAAAAAGTTAAAAATAGAGGTTGAAACAAGAAATCTTGAAGAAGTTCAGGAAGCCATTAACGCAAAAGTTGACAGAATTATGCTAGATAATATGGATGTCAAAACCATGAAGCAGGCAGTAAAGATGATCAACGGTTCATGCGAGTCTGAAGCTTCAGGCGGAATTACCAGAGATATGCTTAAAGAAATTGCGTCAACGGGAGTAACCTTCATCTCTGTAGGAGCCCTTACACACTCAGCTGAGAATATAGATTTGAGTCTCAAAGCAGTGAAATAG
- a CDS encoding GxxExxY protein, whose product MTKKEVTQLSYEITGFAIKVHKALGPGLLESVYEECLKIELLKNGYDVKQQLYFPINYEGIEIETKLVVDLLVNDIIIIELKAIEEVLPIHEAQLLTYMKVLKKPQGLLINFFSNNITKSLKPFINEFFKELPD is encoded by the coding sequence ATGACAAAAAAAGAAGTTACTCAACTGTCATATGAAATTACAGGCTTTGCTATTAAAGTCCACAAGGCACTTGGCCCTGGTCTGCTTGAAAGTGTTTATGAAGAATGCTTAAAGATTGAACTTCTTAAAAATGGTTATGATGTTAAACAGCAATTGTATTTCCCCATCAATTATGAAGGAATAGAAATTGAAACAAAATTAGTTGTAGATCTTCTCGTCAACGATATAATTATTATAGAATTAAAAGCCATAGAAGAAGTTTTACCAATCCATGAGGCACAATTACTTACTTACATGAAAGTTCTTAAAAAGCCACAGGGACTTCTTATTAATTTTTTCTCTAATAATATTACAAAGTCATTGAAGCCTTTCATTAATGAATTTTTCAAGGAACTTCCTGACTAA
- a CDS encoding aspartate-semialdehyde dehydrogenase codes for MKVAVVGSTGMVGQVMLKVLEERNFPVTELIPVASERSVGKKVKYKQKEFTIVSMKDAIAAKPDIAIFSAGGSTSLEFAPLFAEAGTTVIDNSSAWRMDPDKKLVVPEINADVLTKEDKIIANPNCSTIQLVMVLGPLNKKYDLKRVIVSTYQSVTGTGKAAVDQLNGEISGDDSTEKVYPYQIFKNALPHCDVFADDDYTKEEIKLMKEPKKILGDDTFNLTATAVRVPVQGGHSESVNIEFENEFELDEVRKILSETPGVIVMDDVKNNHYPMPLYSEGKDEVFVGRIRRDLSQPKTLNLWIVADNLRKGAATNAVQIAEYIVANNLV; via the coding sequence ATGAAAGTAGCTGTAGTAGGTTCAACAGGAATGGTTGGACAAGTTATGCTTAAAGTTTTGGAGGAGAGAAACTTCCCTGTAACAGAATTAATCCCGGTAGCATCCGAAAGATCTGTAGGCAAGAAGGTGAAGTATAAACAGAAGGAATTTACCATCGTAAGCATGAAGGACGCTATAGCTGCCAAACCGGATATTGCAATCTTCTCTGCGGGTGGTTCTACCTCTCTTGAATTCGCTCCTTTATTTGCAGAAGCAGGAACAACAGTAATTGACAATTCTTCTGCCTGGAGAATGGATCCTGACAAAAAATTAGTCGTTCCTGAAATCAATGCTGATGTTTTAACAAAAGAAGATAAAATCATTGCAAATCCGAATTGTTCTACCATTCAGTTGGTAATGGTTCTTGGACCTTTGAACAAAAAATATGATTTAAAAAGAGTAATCGTTTCTACGTATCAGTCTGTAACAGGAACTGGTAAAGCAGCTGTAGACCAGTTAAACGGTGAAATCAGCGGAGATGATTCTACTGAAAAAGTATATCCTTATCAAATCTTCAAAAATGCATTGCCGCACTGTGATGTATTTGCTGATGATGATTATACAAAAGAAGAGATCAAACTGATGAAGGAGCCTAAGAAAATTTTAGGAGATGATACCTTCAACCTAACAGCAACTGCTGTAAGAGTTCCGGTTCAGGGAGGACATTCTGAAAGCGTAAATATTGAATTCGAAAATGAATTTGAACTGGATGAAGTAAGAAAAATCTTATCCGAAACCCCGGGAGTCATTGTAATGGACGATGTAAAAAACAACCATTATCCAATGCCGTTATATTCTGAAGGGAAAGACGAAGTTTTCGTAGGAAGGATCCGAAGAGACCTGTCACAGCCCAAAACACTTAACCTCTGGATTGTAGCAGACAATCTGAGGAAAGGAGCAGCAACAAACGCTGTACAAATTGCAGAATACATTGTAGCAAACAACTTAGTATAA
- a CDS encoding TonB-dependent receptor → MKLINKSMLSAVITLSTASVYYAQQVQDTVKAKSNDIEQVVLTGVADIAKDRKTPVAVSTIKEAQIVERLGNQEFPEILNTTPSVYATKGGGGFGDSKLNIRGFSQNNIAVMVNGMPVNDMENGSVYWSNWAGLSDVTSAMQVQRGLGSSKLAIASIGGTVNILTRASDKKQGGIVSFGVGNNDYVKSLFAYNTGKSAKGWSSSFLMSRTAGSMYADGTKFEGYNYYFALGYQKPGGNHDFQFTITGAPQWHNQRSYASTIDNYILYNQDHDGTPDRKYNSDWGYLNGREYSARVNYYHKPVMSLNWDWNISEKSKLNTVVYASFGRGGGTNTTGTANGKALSTFRDPNTGLYNFDAIYAANQASNPTKGILIRNSSINSHNWFGLISSFNHRFNENFKISAGVDARYYQGYHYQVVSDLLGGSGYLDKNNKNIGNNIVTATEGTDPKWNPFGGKLMDINNRIGYSNDSNVLWYGAFGQLEYTKNDFSAFVQGSVSNQGFQRIDNFIIDNVTKSKNGTIMPTTTDYKNLTGYNIKGGLNYNINEHHNVFGNIGYYEKQPFFNSIYRSNENVVSPDATNEKIFGVELGYGFRSSKFNANVNIYRTTWDDRYQRKTGLSYTDPATKVRTTYYAEINGLSEIHQGIEFDANLVLNKFLSAYGMFSIGDWRYKGTANATTFNDTDNSPYIIPGNTSNELTLNLDKVKVGESAQMTAALGITVTPVKDLKVDMNWRYANKLYSSLDVYSYSSSSAKGALQLPDYHLFDLGISYKIKLNNPSQYFTIRGNVYNLFDTTYIAESLTAIHADDKATGATQTYEQAGNLYKGVATANQVYFGFGRTWAATLSFNF, encoded by the coding sequence ATGAAATTAATCAACAAATCGATGCTATCTGCGGTTATTACTTTATCTACAGCTAGTGTTTATTATGCTCAACAAGTTCAGGATACCGTAAAGGCAAAATCTAACGATATTGAACAAGTTGTATTAACTGGTGTTGCTGATATCGCTAAAGATAGAAAAACTCCAGTAGCAGTTTCAACAATTAAAGAAGCTCAAATTGTTGAAAGATTAGGAAATCAAGAATTTCCTGAAATTCTGAACACTACACCATCTGTGTATGCTACTAAAGGTGGTGGTGGATTTGGAGACTCTAAATTAAACATTAGAGGATTCAGTCAAAACAACATTGCCGTAATGGTAAATGGTATGCCAGTTAATGACATGGAAAATGGTTCTGTTTACTGGTCTAACTGGGCAGGACTATCTGACGTAACCTCAGCAATGCAGGTTCAAAGAGGTCTTGGTTCATCCAAATTAGCAATTGCTTCTATTGGAGGTACCGTAAATATCTTGACAAGAGCTTCTGATAAAAAACAAGGAGGAATTGTTTCTTTTGGAGTAGGTAATAATGACTATGTAAAATCTCTATTTGCTTATAACACTGGTAAATCTGCAAAAGGATGGTCTTCTTCATTCTTAATGAGTAGAACAGCTGGTTCTATGTATGCAGATGGAACTAAGTTCGAAGGATATAACTATTACTTTGCATTAGGGTATCAGAAACCTGGAGGTAACCATGATTTCCAATTCACAATCACTGGAGCTCCACAATGGCATAACCAAAGATCTTATGCTTCTACAATCGATAACTATATTCTATACAATCAAGACCACGATGGGACACCAGATAGAAAATACAACTCTGACTGGGGATATTTAAACGGTAGAGAGTACTCTGCAAGAGTAAATTATTATCACAAACCAGTAATGTCTTTAAACTGGGATTGGAATATAAGTGAAAAATCAAAACTTAATACAGTTGTTTATGCTTCTTTTGGTAGAGGTGGAGGAACCAATACTACAGGTACTGCAAACGGTAAGGCTTTAAGTACTTTCAGAGATCCTAACACTGGCCTTTATAATTTTGATGCAATTTATGCAGCAAACCAAGCCTCAAACCCTACAAAAGGAATCTTAATCAGAAACTCTTCTATTAATTCTCACAACTGGTTTGGATTAATCTCTTCTTTCAATCACCGTTTCAATGAAAATTTCAAAATCAGTGCTGGTGTTGACGCTAGATACTACCAAGGATACCACTATCAGGTAGTTAGCGATTTATTAGGAGGATCTGGTTATCTTGATAAAAACAATAAAAATATTGGTAACAATATTGTAACAGCAACTGAAGGTACAGATCCAAAATGGAATCCTTTCGGAGGTAAATTAATGGATATCAATAACAGAATCGGTTATAGCAATGATTCTAATGTACTTTGGTATGGAGCATTTGGACAATTGGAGTATACAAAGAATGATTTCTCTGCATTTGTACAGGGATCAGTTTCTAACCAAGGGTTCCAGAGAATAGATAACTTTATCATTGATAATGTTACTAAATCTAAGAATGGTACCATCATGCCTACAACAACTGATTACAAAAACCTAACTGGTTACAACATCAAAGGGGGATTAAACTATAACATCAACGAGCACCATAATGTTTTTGGTAACATAGGATATTATGAAAAACAACCTTTCTTTAACTCTATTTATAGAAGTAATGAAAATGTGGTTTCTCCAGATGCAACCAATGAAAAAATCTTTGGAGTTGAACTTGGATATGGATTCAGATCTTCTAAATTCAATGCTAATGTAAACATCTACAGAACTACTTGGGATGACAGATATCAAAGAAAGACAGGATTATCTTATACTGATCCAGCTACTAAGGTAAGAACAACTTATTATGCTGAAATCAATGGCCTAAGTGAAATTCACCAAGGTATTGAATTTGACGCTAATCTAGTTCTTAACAAATTCTTATCTGCTTACGGTATGTTCTCAATAGGAGACTGGCGTTATAAAGGAACTGCAAATGCTACCACTTTTAACGATACGGATAATTCACCATACATTATTCCAGGAAATACTTCTAATGAACTAACACTTAATTTAGATAAAGTAAAAGTAGGAGAATCTGCTCAGATGACTGCAGCTCTAGGTATTACAGTTACTCCTGTTAAAGATTTGAAAGTGGATATGAACTGGAGATATGCTAACAAGCTATATTCTTCACTAGATGTATACTCTTACAGCAGCTCATCTGCAAAAGGAGCTCTTCAGCTTCCTGACTATCATTTGTTTGACCTAGGAATCTCTTATAAAATCAAACTAAACAATCCTTCACAGTACTTTACAATCAGAGGAAACGTTTACAATTTGTTTGATACAACTTATATCGCAGAATCTCTAACAGCTATTCATGCTGATGATAAAGCAACAGGTGCTACACAAACATACGAACAAGCAGGTAATTTATATAAAGGTGTTGCAACAGCGAATCAGGTGTATTTCGGATTCGGAAGAACTTGGGCTGCAACACTGTCATTCAACTTCTAA
- a CDS encoding DUF6702 family protein: protein MKKLLYISGILTFFVLMSFMYVDFFSSMTKVDYVDGSKTLKFTTKMNTSHISDAIKINPSTAGFEAEVKKYVNNNFDVFVNGAPKTITFTGSQVSGETVWVYFETGGVSDINTLKIKNTILLSAFPKQINLVNIAYKGSQKTMNFQRGKEVNEVSF from the coding sequence ATGAAAAAACTTTTATATATATCAGGAATTTTAACATTTTTTGTGTTAATGAGTTTTATGTATGTAGACTTTTTCTCTTCAATGACCAAAGTTGACTATGTTGATGGAAGCAAGACATTGAAGTTTACCACAAAAATGAATACAAGCCACATCTCTGATGCTATAAAAATTAACCCTAGTACGGCAGGATTTGAAGCAGAAGTAAAAAAATATGTGAACAATAATTTTGATGTGTTTGTCAATGGGGCTCCCAAAACGATTACCTTCACAGGAAGTCAGGTCAGTGGAGAAACTGTATGGGTATATTTTGAAACCGGAGGTGTTTCGGATATCAATACCTTAAAGATTAAGAATACCATTCTTTTAAGTGCTTTTCCTAAACAAATCAATCTGGTAAATATTGCTTACAAAGGCAGCCAGAAAACAATGAATTTCCAAAGAGGAAAAGAAGTGAACGAGGTTTCTTTTTAA
- a CDS encoding exosortase F system-associated membrane protein: MKILNWLLVIAGICGLIGVRALEDTLFYDPFLNYFHEANKNIDFPAFEWGKLIGGHLLRFLLNLIFSCLIIYGLFKDKQWTLQGAVMITIVFIISLPIYLYCISDRFEIGYLFSFYMRRFVIQPLIILLVVPMFYYRKQMLGRESGGK; the protein is encoded by the coding sequence ATGAAAATTCTTAATTGGCTTTTGGTTATAGCAGGAATCTGCGGATTGATAGGGGTGAGGGCTCTGGAAGATACTCTTTTCTATGATCCTTTCCTGAATTACTTTCATGAAGCCAATAAAAATATTGATTTCCCTGCATTTGAATGGGGAAAACTCATTGGTGGACATTTGTTGAGATTTCTTTTGAATCTTATATTTTCCTGCCTTATTATTTACGGTTTATTTAAAGACAAACAATGGACATTGCAGGGTGCTGTGATGATTACCATTGTTTTTATCATCTCTTTGCCAATTTATCTGTATTGTATTTCAGACAGATTTGAAATAGGATATCTTTTTTCTTTTTACATGAGAAGGTTTGTCATTCAGCCTTTGATCATATTACTGGTTGTTCCCATGTTTTATTACAGAAAGCAGATGCTCGGTAGAGAAAGCGGAGGAAAATAA
- the xrtF gene encoding exosortase family protein XrtF, whose translation MLKDFKPVLGILLRFIVVYLVLLFAYQLYLNSGKDSGLDPFSRIIANQVTSIQNVLGYPTQLYDDVKNEQVWFYVKDRYETRMVEGCNAISVIILFVSFVFAFYKGAKTFVFLGVGLVLLYIMNLLRIVGLNIVMSDYEQYGKMFHDFIFPAVIYGTVVLLWLVWIKFFALKHENS comes from the coding sequence ATGCTGAAAGACTTTAAACCTGTTTTAGGTATTTTATTGCGTTTTATTGTTGTTTATCTGGTGCTGCTTTTTGCTTACCAGCTTTACCTTAATAGTGGTAAAGATTCTGGTTTGGATCCTTTTTCCAGGATTATTGCGAATCAGGTAACTTCTATTCAGAATGTGCTGGGATATCCTACACAGCTTTATGATGATGTAAAGAATGAACAGGTTTGGTTTTATGTAAAAGACAGATATGAGACAAGAATGGTGGAAGGCTGTAATGCTATTTCTGTTATTATTCTGTTTGTATCCTTTGTTTTTGCATTTTATAAAGGTGCAAAGACTTTTGTTTTTTTAGGAGTAGGATTGGTTTTATTGTATATCATGAATCTCCTTAGAATTGTTGGGCTGAACATCGTGATGTCTGATTATGAACAATACGGAAAAATGTTTCACGATTTTATTTTCCCGGCTGTGATTTATGGAACTGTTGTTTTGCTTTGGCTGGTATGGATTAAATTTTTTGCTTTAAAACATGAAAATTCTTAA
- a CDS encoding NDP-sugar synthase, which yields MKALIFAAGKGTRLKPFTDHHPKALAKVNEVPLLERNITYLKSFGIKDFVINIHHFGDQIVDFLHKNNNFGCKIEISDETNELLETGGGLIFARKFLDHGEDFLIVNADILTDLNINALVEYHKKIKDFATLAVSDRESSRKLLFNDDLVLRGWLNVQTGEQRLAEFNKGFKALAFSGIHCINPVIFEKIKRTGKFSVMEEYLDLMQTEHIHGFVHDSILVDVGRPSSVIEAEKHFK from the coding sequence ATGAAAGCTCTAATTTTCGCAGCAGGAAAAGGGACCAGACTTAAGCCGTTTACGGATCACCATCCGAAAGCTTTGGCCAAAGTAAATGAAGTTCCGCTTCTGGAAAGAAATATCACTTACCTGAAAAGTTTCGGAATAAAAGATTTTGTGATCAACATTCATCATTTTGGAGATCAGATTGTTGATTTTTTACATAAAAACAATAATTTCGGATGTAAGATCGAAATTTCTGATGAGACCAACGAACTTCTTGAAACAGGAGGCGGCTTGATTTTTGCAAGAAAATTTCTTGATCACGGAGAAGATTTTTTAATTGTGAATGCTGATATTCTAACCGACCTGAACATCAATGCATTGGTAGAATACCACAAAAAGATAAAAGATTTTGCTACTTTAGCGGTTTCGGACAGAGAGAGTTCGAGAAAACTCCTTTTCAATGATGATTTGGTTTTGAGAGGCTGGCTGAATGTACAGACTGGTGAACAAAGACTCGCTGAATTCAATAAAGGCTTCAAGGCTCTTGCTTTCAGTGGAATTCACTGCATCAATCCTGTCATTTTTGAAAAAATAAAAAGAACAGGCAAATTTTCTGTTATGGAAGAATATCTGGATCTGATGCAGACCGAACACATTCACGGTTTTGTTCATGACAGCATTCTTGTTGATGTCGGAAGACCTTCATCCGTAATAGAAGCCGAGAAACATTTTAAATAA
- a CDS encoding RNase adapter RapZ — protein sequence MLNIEIHSFSYKKGGIPKDYSGNGGGFAFDCRGILNPGRIEEYKIQTGNDIGVQEYLETKTEMPKFLELIKSLVSINIDDYLARGFEHLQINFGCTGGQHRSVYSAIKIAEFIKEKYPEGTEVTLHHDEQPQLNISNK from the coding sequence ATGTTAAACATCGAGATACACAGTTTTTCCTACAAAAAAGGAGGAATCCCTAAAGACTATTCAGGAAATGGCGGAGGTTTCGCTTTTGACTGCCGTGGAATTTTAAATCCGGGAAGAATTGAAGAATATAAAATCCAGACCGGAAATGACATCGGAGTTCAGGAATACCTGGAAACCAAAACCGAAATGCCTAAGTTTTTAGAACTGATAAAATCTCTTGTTTCTATCAATATCGACGATTATCTTGCAAGAGGCTTTGAACACCTGCAGATCAATTTCGGATGTACTGGCGGACAGCACAGATCCGTATATTCCGCTATCAAAATTGCAGAATTTATCAAAGAAAAATATCCTGAAGGAACAGAGGTAACTCTTCATCACGATGAACAACCACAACTGAACATTAGTAATAAGTAA
- a CDS encoding cation diffusion facilitator family transporter: MNTQKSTHKEKIGFQKLIAVFGVILFIGKIIAWKLTNSDAVFSDAMESIVNVISAFMGLYSLHLAAKPKDEDHPYGHGKVEFVTSGIEGALIAIAGVMIIYEGINSLIVGKTLSKIDLGIWIIAATAIVNYLLGYISIKKGERENSLVLISSGKHLQSDTITTLGVVGSLIIVYFTKIYWLDSVVALTFGLYIIFIGYKIVRKSLSGIMDEQDPEILNQVIKILEENRHVEWIDVHNMKIQQFGSSLHIDAHITLPWYYDLRDAHGEMEKVIILLAKNIKRTIEFNFHMDDCKPISCSICQIKECPVREKDFVKRVEWTPENVTSVDKHTLE, from the coding sequence ATGAATACCCAGAAAAGTACCCACAAAGAGAAAATAGGATTCCAAAAACTTATTGCAGTATTTGGAGTGATCCTTTTTATCGGAAAGATTATTGCCTGGAAACTCACCAATTCAGATGCCGTATTTTCTGATGCCATGGAAAGTATTGTTAACGTCATCAGTGCATTCATGGGATTGTATTCCCTTCATCTTGCTGCCAAACCGAAAGATGAAGACCACCCGTATGGACATGGAAAAGTAGAATTCGTTACTTCCGGTATTGAAGGAGCTTTGATTGCCATAGCCGGTGTTATGATCATCTATGAAGGAATTAATAGCCTTATTGTAGGAAAAACACTGAGTAAAATTGATCTTGGGATATGGATTATTGCAGCTACGGCAATTGTCAATTATCTTTTGGGGTATATTTCGATAAAAAAAGGAGAAAGAGAAAACTCTCTGGTTCTGATTTCATCCGGAAAACATCTTCAATCCGATACCATTACTACACTTGGGGTAGTAGGAAGCTTAATTATTGTTTATTTTACTAAAATATACTGGCTGGATTCTGTAGTGGCACTTACTTTCGGGCTTTATATCATATTTATAGGCTATAAAATCGTCCGAAAATCTTTAAGCGGTATTATGGACGAACAGGATCCTGAAATACTTAATCAGGTCATTAAAATCCTTGAAGAAAACAGACATGTAGAATGGATTGATGTACACAATATGAAAATTCAGCAATTCGGTTCTTCTCTTCATATTGATGCCCATATAACATTACCGTGGTATTATGACCTTCGTGATGCTCACGGTGAAATGGAAAAAGTAATTATCCTTCTTGCTAAAAATATTAAACGAACTATTGAGTTCAATTTCCATATGGATGACTGTAAACCCATCTCATGTTCAATCTGCCAGATCAAAGAATGCCCTGTCCGCGAAAAAGACTTTGTAAAGCGCGTAGAATGGACGCCGGAAAATGTAACGAGTGTAGATAAACACACTTTAGAATAG